ttcaatgttttttctatCCATAAATCTAATAATTCAACCGGAAtacagatttttgttttttaaattttcctcaaacgaatttaattttgtattaatttgttcatcttaaattaaattacttacACTATATTTCGATCATTGGCATTATTGTTCCCAATTTTCCCTTGACTATTTCCTTTAACAAAATCTTATTGGGCATCCAAACCGAACCACTCTAATGTACACCTATCTATCTAATATAGAGATCTGTTTTAAATAAGCTTACTAACTAATTTATCCCATCCACAGGACTCCATGAAGCGCGCCGTCGTGGGCATCTGGTCCTGCAAGCGCTGCAAGAGGACCGTCGCCGGTGGCGCCTGGGTGTACTCCACCACTGCCGCCGCCTCCGTGCGTTCCGCCGTCCGTCGTCTGCGTGAAACCAAGGAACAGTAAACATTAACGGATCGTCAATGGAAACATCTAATCCAATGCTCCGCTATGCTAGTTCCCGTAGTTTTAATCTGACAACGCGATTTTCCTGTGGTTTGCGCCGTGCCGGTcatgtgaaaataaaaaatggtttttactTTTATCAGTATGCGAAAGTGAAGTTTATTTACGTGGAGAAGCATGTGTAGTGGCGGTCTCTTTGGATTAATTAAATCCATTGCAAACGCCGGTTATTCTTGTTCTAAACGATGCAGCTGCTGCGCTGTAATATTCGGTTCCCATAGAGAACTTAGCAAAAAGCCAAACGATTTCAATGTCCTCTGCGTAAAAGACATAAAGTACCAATTTCTCGTTCTCTTGTCAAATTTGAAGTAGAGTTTAATCTTTGAAAACGTGTGGGAAATCAGGGATTAAAGATTCCATGCGGACGAGAAATCGACCCTAAGAGTAGCTGTTTTGGAATCTCTTCCCGTCGTCTTGTTGACTCATAGATAAAGAATCTTTTGCTGTAGATTTGTGAAACCCAAAACCATCAAATGTATATTCCGATGTGTAAAACGACAGGAGTATCAAGAATTGCGGCCTGCAAGTTCGTCGCAGATTGCAATTTTTTCCAATTCCATTTCCGAAAgaggaatttcgtcagcattccCATATTTCCTCTTGAAAAATTGTTGACAGCAATTCATTTATTAGTGGTTTTACGCCAAGCGTACCATGAATAAAACAACACCGAGGTTTCTCataatttgtcatttttttatttataaaatttaaaaagtctctaaacaaacaaaaatcaaattgaaatgataaattcataaaaaaatgttggctTACATTCAGTTTAGCGTAATCATTCTATTATTCCTTCGGTTTGTGTTTTGAGAGATTTTACAATTGAGAAATGGGAAACCTATATTtagctaaatatatataaatcaacaatttaaaacaTATAGGCAGCTATTATGTTGTAGTAGGCCATAAAAACCGGTCGCACAACACATACTAAACACTAGTTATAGGATTGGTTTCGGGAAAGGGTCTCGACACCTGCCTGTGTTTGTTGCTTGATTGGATTCGTTTTCCTGttcttgttattttaaatgttaattaaaaattgcacCGTCACCAGTTAAAATAGTTGCTATTTTgccatatgtatatattgttTCTCTATAACTATGGGTTCTCCATATaatcgtttttaaaaataaatttagctaAAAAGTTTTACTTGGCCTGTGTCTTGTCTGTCTTATCGGTTTGCTGCTGTCAGGGGTCTGTGGAATTTCGTTTTTAGTCAGGTTATGCTTCAttcttttgattggaatacttttcgaaatatttacaCAATAGCTGAGAGAGTAAAAGTTCTTCAATTTTGAGCAATATTTTAGTCGAGAGCTATTGTTGATGTTATATGCCAAACTTTgattaaatctaaatttaatttagaacTTAATGGTAAACCTAAAactaaatgcaatttatagTACAGTTTTGCTTGCTTCGCATATGTGTATATCATATAGGtactacataaatattttatttaaatgtatatttttaatagctACATTAATCGTATTTACATTGTTTTTATACGTTTAGTTCTCTTCTGAATgtagtttataaatatttttacactgTATTTATGATATGCGTGCATTTTTAAgagattttcttattttttccgtTGTATAATGATTATGGTTTAGAAGCATTTTCGTGTAATTTCCATTTGTGATATGAAGAGCGCGTTATTTTGTTACAAAGCAACAGATTCTCTGATATTTGAATAGCCTAAATAGTGAAAAGTGCACGGAAAGAACAACCCATAAAGTGACATAaagtttaaatacaaaaacaaaagtagaGAACTTTATATTTCCTCAAGTAAAATTCTAGCTAGGAATGTCGTGTGCTTGGGGTTTTCGGTGAGGAGGGATTAGAACCTTTCTTCAtcattgtattgtatttaggttatattattattttctgctATGACACACTTGTGGCAATTGCTTGGCCTGCATTTGCTTGGATTCAATTGatgtacttttaaaattatattctgTGAAGCACAAAACGTCAGTTAAATGCCAATTTATTGGTACTTGGTCGAAGCTAATGTAAATTTACATTACAATTACGTATACCTAGATAAATCGTAGAACTGCCTGCCTATTTCAAACACATATACATGTATATCATGTAAACAgataaatctaaatttttagTATTGACTCTCACGCAATCACACACGCGCATCAAGATTTTGGGAAGACATCCTGCCGCCGGAAGAATTCTCCGGCCGCAAACACATTCACGCacacagagagagagatacaAAGATATTTGCATAGAGAGAACTTAGATCCAAATGAACTTAGGCTGCTAAACGTCAAAAACAAGAGCCAGCAAGgattaaacatatatataaattggAAGTTCTCAGTATAGTTAGTAGGATCCGTTGAgtttagttgttgttgttgtagtcgGGTGACCCGGTTCGCCATCCAGCTAGTGAGCCTGCCACTTGAACTTGGACTCCATTAGCCACTGCTGGCCCTTTCCGTAGCTGCAGGGACGAAGCAGCGGCGTGTTGGCATCATCCCGCGTGGCGCGCTGTAAGCACTGCCCAGTATTCGTGTGACGAATCCATTTCTCCTGCGAAATAAGTACAGAATATATTAGTTTCATAttgaaaaagtatataaaaatggtattttaattataattaagttCTTTCTTTAAGGGGTTACTAcactttttttatgatttttttttacaaatatattttgttttttttttcaattaagaAAAAACGTCTAGTAAGCTAAAGAATGTACATAActgaaaatatgaaaacaatTGGTTCATAACTTCTTGAGTTATCGCGTCCACCGACTTTTAAGACGTTGTTTCTATAACATAGGATCATAACTTTTAAAGGGTATAACTCCTTAACTATTGATTCGTTCGAAATGAacttttctgagtgtagtcTAGACAACTTTAAGtaattaacaataaaaacatttttttttaaacccttAAAAAACTACTTAGAAATGCACTCACCTCCGCATCGTAGACCCATTCCTGATTGCCGCCCATGTTGTGGCATCGCACCATGTTGACGGGTCCGTTAGAGCTGGATGCGTCCAGGCACAGATCGTCGGACATGATCTGCTGGCGCTTGGTGTAGGCGAACACCTGGTTGCCGCCCAGGCCGTGGCAATAGCTAATGCCCACCTTCTCGTTGTACTTCCTGCCCATCGTGTCCAGGCaggtttccgtttccgcatTGCGGATctatttttataagaaaaatcaaaaaccagTTAAAGATAACTAATCAAAACTCTAAACTTCAACTTACCTCTCCAAGATAGTAATAATCCAGAGGCATTAAGCTTTCGGGATAAACATTCTCCAAGTACCAGCGGAAACTCTTGCATTTGAGGCGATCACGCAGAGCCTTACGATCGCTAACATCGCCAGCCGAAGCTTTGCGAGCTCCTaaagttattttataaataacaaagaatagtaaataaaatacataggTTAATTAGGAGATAATGGAATTAAATACATATAACATATATGCTTG
The genomic region above belongs to Drosophila takahashii strain IR98-3 E-12201 chromosome 2L, DtakHiC1v2, whole genome shotgun sequence and contains:
- the RpL37A gene encoding large ribosomal subunit protein eL43, which codes for MAKRTKKVGIVGKYGTRYGASLRKMVKKMEITQHSKYTCSFCGKDSMKRAVVGIWSCKRCKRTVAGGAWVYSTTAAASVRSAVRRLRETKEQ